TTTTGGCCCAGAAAAtatgagcccatttggattggcttataagttgcctataagctgttttcagcttttttgagtgtttggctggccagcttaaagtcattttctgcttaaaataagctcaaaaaaataattgggcctgtttgacttagcttatctaaaacagcttataagctgaaaacagcttataagccaaaaaaaataagttgggctaccccaacttatttttttttttagcttaaaagctgtttgcagcttataagctgcttaaaataagcccatccaaacaggctctatgtcTACTTTGTGAATAGCCTAGGAAAAATCACCTAGCTATAGTTCATTGGACACTGTGTTGTGCGGCATAATTCAGGGGTGTAAATGAGTTCTGAGACAAATAATTGGAAGGAGAGTGCCGCATTGGTTGTGCTCTACAGTTGCATATGGATCATGACAATTTCTTTACCTGCTTTCAATCTGAAGAAAATTAAATGATATACTTGCCAGAACAAATTTATGATGCCCTTCTCGTTTTGTCAGTATTTGCATCTTATGGTTTCTGCTGCTATATGAACCTTTGTGTTAGTATGTAAATGTTTTATGTGATTTTACAGCAATAAGAAAAGGACCATTTTCTTTGTAGGGTACTTGTCTTGCATATGGGGTAATATTTAGAGACTGCAAAAATGAAACTGAAACACTGTTTCAGTATGTTCAGAATGTTATTGGACATTGTTTCAAGAAATTTGTGTAAGAGTGTAAAAGCAATGATTGAGTTGTATACAAAACCGAAAGTTATAATTGGTGTTGCTTAGCTTTCTTTATGATGTTAAACTCATCTAGTTCGTTCGGTGTGACCGCTGGATCTCTAGGCAAAGACACTAGAAAGTAGCATTGCGACAACACAGCATGAACTGGAAAACCCAACTGCAGTGGAAATTGAGCTCAAGCGGAGGCTTAGTCAATTGACCGATCATTTGATTCAAAAACAAGCTCAGGTTCTTCCTCTTAAATTACTGTGTTCCAACTGTTCAAGCTGTCTAGTATTTCTTATATTTGCTGGTAAACAAAACAAATGAATCTGTTCTACATTCGATATGTTCATATTAGTAGATCCTCGAATCGACCGTTTAATTCCGTAAATGCTCACAAGCATGCTTACTTCCAATAGGGAGTCATTTACCTGATTTCTGCAGATAAATAGTACATGGACACTAGACAGGGTTTCTGAACTTTGCTTGTATTTTAGGTCGAGGCACTGTCTTCTGAGAAGGCCACAATGACATTTAAAATTGAGGTACATTTCTGTCCTTGAGTAAGATATTTCCATTACAGTTGTAATAGAAAATAGTTCAGAGTGCTTCAATCCAAATTTTCATATCATGTTTAGGCGATTTCAAGGTCGCTAGAAGAACACAAGTCTATGCTAACTGATTTTCCCGGTACCTCATCAATGGGTGATTTGGAGTCTGGGTTGTGGGAACTCTCCAACTCAAAGTTGAGGCCTTTGTTTGAAGAAAGAATGCGATCAGGCCAGCAACATTTAGGATCTCTGATTCGGCAGTTGGACTCCATCTTCTGCACCGGAATGGTGTTTCTTAGAAGGAACTCAAACGCAAAAATATTGTCTCTGGTTTACCTTGTTTTCCTTCATCTTTGGGTCATATACATTTTAATGTCTCATGCTCCTGTCTCTGAGGATAGTAGTGGTGCCGTAATTTCCTTGGAGAATATCAACAAAACGGGAGGCATGTGATATCATTTATAGATGCGTTGATTCATGTTCATTGGATCCATCATTTTTGTTTTGAGATCCTTTTAGTGTCTCCATCCCCTCTCAGCCAAAAACACAGATGTATAGAAATGCACCAATTTGTTAAACAAACCTCAGATGGTTATGTTTATGTCATCTATGGGTGATCCTCCTTGTATATCTAGGTCAAGGAATGTATAAGTTTTAAAGGTAGATATGCATTTCATGGCAAATAGAAATTCATTGATATAGTTATGGTAATAAATTCGAACAATTCTTACTAACTTTTGAGACCATGCTTATCCGTTTCCCTCCCCATATATGACTCTCCCCACTCCCCAAGCTGCAAATATTGATTGAAATACTTGCATCCGATATTTTCACCAATTCAAACAATTTAATCATAAGACTCAAGTTAAAAGTGAAAATCATATCATTAAGTGTTAAAGGTTAATATGGAAGACACATTCTGCATCCATTTCTTAACCGTTTAACATAAATTTCTGTCAATGACATATTTTAGGTCTTTGCGTGTGTAAAATTATACCACTTGCAAGTTACAACAAGCCACTAGAAAACGCAAAAGCAAGAAAAATGTGGGGTGGTGCTGAGGCGGGCAAAGCATACAACATTCTGACAAGCATTAAACATATGAACTTTTAAGAATATTGCTGTTTAACTGTTGGCGATAGTTTTCAAGTTGCAATGACAAAGAAGCTATAAGCCAACTCAACCATGTGAAGCCAAGATTTGATTCAGGATACAATTGGGGAACATAGCAAAAGAAGTTTGAATACATTATGCAAAACAATCACATACATGGATTTTATTAAAAGGATTACACTATTGAACGGAAATGCATAGAATGTGAGAGGTTAAATAGAACTTTTGAGCAGTCAATCAGGTCTGTGCAGCGAGAAGCTGGCAAACTATTTGCACTAGTATGGAATCCCAAAAATTAAGCAGTTAACTCATCTTCGGGTCAGTTCTGCCTGCTTGCTGGCTTCGTCTATTCCTTGCAAACAACAGAAATTTCTTAACAATTCCATAACAATGTCTTCTAGGTAAAGTTGAGTCTTGCAAATAAGCAAAATCACACATGCAAATGTGCTTTTGGCCCCAAGTAAAACCAATTGTAGCTTCCTCGGTCGTACTTGTAAGTTTACTCAGTTAAGGTTAAACCTTGAGAACTATCAGAACTTGAGATTTGAGTAGAAGCAAAAAAGTAGTCATGATACACGTAGATATACATACAAACAAAATGTTGAAGAGTGAATTAAGTCAACCCTTCCTGAAGAAAAGAACCACCTAAAGCCAACATATGTCATATACATAAATTGGAAAAAATTGAGAAGGACAAACTTTGAGAAAAGATTTAAGTTTTACCAGCTTAGCTCTTCTTCGGGAAGATTGCGACTGTACAAAGGAAACTCAAAAAAGAGTATGGCTTTGAACCATTGAGGAACACTCCCATAAACTCCAGGAGGAAGCAGAATAAGAGGGCTGAAACAATAATTTATAGTATCAATTTTACCATTACATTGAAATAAGAGGAAATATTAGTTAAAACTATAAACAAACCTAGTTTTTCTCTTATATGATCTATATGCAGCAACATTTCCAAACTTCTTGTCTGCTGATGCCTGTTTAATTAGAGCAAGTAACAGCATAAGTTCATGTTTAGAGGCAAATGTAGTAAGACAAAGCAATGATTGTACCTCAAGCAAGGGTATGCCACTAACAAAAAGGAGCAGCAAGGTTACGAATACTGGTCCAACTACTACTAGCCACTCAGCACCCTGTAGCACCGGTGTGGAAGCCAGGAAAATTCCCCACCAAAGAAAAATCTGAAGAGCAGTATAAAATTTTTAGCTATAGTCTAGTTAAAGATGAAACTGGAAAATGTGAAAACTGAAACCAAGAAAAGAAGATTGTAAAGATTGTAACTTGACATGGTTTTCATACTTCTCATTTGGAGAGTAACTTGTGGCCTTCTACGTTGAATTAGAAAAACATTACATTCATAGACTTATTGAGAAGTCAAGCAAGAAATCAAATTTACCAAGATGCTTTGGAACCACTTCCAGCAAATTCTCTCCGTTTTGGCACTCTTTCTGTCCACTTAATCTTACTGCTTTCTCGATTTTTTTCTTATTATGATCTTCATCTCTCCTTTTCCCTTTACCTATCCACCATGTACAGGTCCCAAGTTCCAAACATGAGTTAACTAAGCCATCATACAGTAGCATAGGTTCAACAAAACATGCCTAACTCAAGGTTACTCTTTACTAAAAATATGTCATCCATTCAACACTAGCTATGAACTCAAATTACTCTCGCAGACCTATTTTTATAGTCTTACTTTGGTTAGGTGCAGTTATTAAGAGGAAACCTAAACTTGCATGGTACTCTAAAGGGAGGAGAATCATATAGTATAGCAAAAAGATAGTTCATACAAAGAGTGCGTCGCATATAACTTTTGAAGTCatctaaaattttaaaaatagagTAGCAAAGGGTAAAGGTTCCAATAGAGGAAAGTTGGCACTTTAGAAATAGCCAAAACAGTTGTCTTTTTGGGCTGAATAGAGATTCTTGCAAGAAGATAACTAGGTTAAAACCTTCTATATGCCACAACAATGTTTGCGCATACAATATTTGTTCTCTTGAAACAAACAAGTCATCTTTAGCTCCATTAGGTTAAGCCTCACGAACATCAATACTCACGATAACTTACTATACTCTCCAACACTGCAGAAGAGACAATTCAAAGGACTAACCTCACCAAAATAGTTTGGATGACGTGAATATTTCCAAAGTCCAACAGTGCACCACCTTCCTCTGTTTTCTGGGGAGTTTTTGAATGCCAACTTTTGTTGGTCAGCTGTAATTTCAATTAGTATTCCAATA
The nucleotide sequence above comes from Lycium barbarum isolate Lr01 chromosome 3, ASM1917538v2, whole genome shotgun sequence. Encoded proteins:
- the LOC132633215 gene encoding uncharacterized protein LOC132633215 isoform X1; its protein translation is MDSHFLGLTAIVTLGYQCVFFIITALLKFDKVTDFAGSTNFIVLAILTLVLKGSWYFRQVVLSLFVVTWGLRLGIFLLMRILQWGEDRRFDDKRDNLARLAIFWILQAIWVWTVSLPVTVVNASDKQPPLQAQDVIGWIMWSIGILIEITADQQKLAFKNSPENRGRWCTVGLWKYSRHPNYFGEIFLWWGIFLASTPVLQGAEWLVVVGPVFVTLLLLFVSGIPLLEASADKKFGNVAAYRSYKRKTSPLILLPPGVYGSVPQWFKAILFFEFPLYSRNLPEEELSWNRRSQQAGRTDPKMS
- the LOC132633215 gene encoding uncharacterized protein LOC132633215 isoform X2, yielding MDSHFLGLTAIVTLGYQCVFFIITALLKFDKVTDFAGSTNFIVLAILTLVLKGSWYFRQVVLSLFVVTWGLRLGIFLLMRILQWGEDRRFDDKRDNLARLAIFWILQAIWVWTVSLPVTVVNASDKQPPLQAQDVIGWIMWSIGILIEITADQQKLAFKNSPENRGRWCTVGLWKYSRHPNYFGEIFLWWGIFLASTPVLQGAEWLVVVGPVFVTLLLLFVSGIPLLEASADKKFGNVAAYRSYKRKTSPLILLPPGVYGSVPQWFKAILFFEFPLYSRNLPEEELS